The Gemmatimonadota bacterium nucleotide sequence TCAACTTGCCGTGCAGCAAATGCGCGATAAATATTCTGGCAATGATCCCGCGTATCAACAATTTGTAACCAACTGCACAGAAATCGTCACAGAAGAAGTCGAAAATCTCAGATCTCTGGTTCAAGAATTTGCCAACTTTGCCCGCATGCCGTCTCTCTCGCTATCTCCCAGCGACCTCAATGAGTGTGTAAACAATGTCGTTCGCCTCTACCCGGATGCCCATATTCACCTCGACCTGGAGGAAAATCAGCCCGCGCTTGAACTGGACATTGAGCAGATGCGCCGGGTGCTGATTAATCTGATAGAAAATAGTCTTGACGCCTCTGGCAAAAACGGCCAGATCGAGATACGCACGCGCACGTCTGACGACACGGCTATACTGTCCGTAATTGACAGCGGGCCTGGTGTTCCTTTAGAAGACCGCGCACGCATCTTCCGACCTTATGTCTCCACGAAAGAAAGCGGTATGGGCCTGGGCCTTGCCGTAGTACACAATATCATTGAAGATCACGGGGGGCACATCTCGGTCAAAGATGCCCCTACAGGAGGCGCGCAATTCGACCTTCAACTCCCCATTCCCGACCGAGCCATAGCGCAACCGGAGGAACAGCGATGAACCAAAATATTCTCATTATTGACGACGAAAGAAATATCCGCCGAACCTTAGACATGATCCTATCGGGTGAAGGCTATCAGGTCTTCCCCTGTGCCTCGGCACAAGTGGGTCTTGACGTAATAAAAAAAGAACGCATTCACCTGGTCTTGCTCGACATTGTTATGCCAGAGATCAATGGCCTCGATCTTTTGCCCAAACTTCTCGAAGTGCGTCCCAATCTGGCAGTCATCATGATTTCGGGACACGGCAATGTGCAAAACGCCGTTCTCGCCATCAAACGAGGAGCTTATGATTTCCTGGAAAAACCCCTCGATCGCGACAAAGTGCTCATGGCGATTTCTCGCGCCCTTCAAACGCGAAAACTCACCGCGGAAAATCGCCACCTCAAGCAACAAATTGAGAGTCGCTATGAAATGGTGGGGCAAAGTCTTGCCCTGACAGAAATTCGCAACCAGATCGCGCGGGTTGCCCCCACCAATGGGCGTGTCCTCATCCTCGGTGAAAGCGGCACAGGTAAAGAACTCATTGCCCGCGCTGTGCACAAAATGAGTCACAGAGCGAAAAATTCCTTTGTCAAAGTAAACTGTGCTGCCATCCCCGAAGAACTCATTGAAAGCGAATTGTTTGGAAGTGATCGAGGCGCATTTACCGGCGCGGTCAAAACGCGCGATGGCAAATTCCTTCAGGCCGATGGCGGGACGTTATTTCTCGATGAAATTGGCGACATGAGCCTGTCGGTACAGGCCAAGGTTTTGCGCGCACTCGAGCAGGGTGAATTTGAACGGGTAGGCGGTGCCAAAACCTTTCGGGTAGATGTGCGCGTCATCGCTGCGACAAACAAAAACTTGCACGCCGAAGTCGAGCAGGGCAAATTTCGAGAAGATCTCTACTTTCGCCTGAATGTGGTGCCATTGACAGCGCCGCCCTTGCGGGAGCGCCGCGAAGACATCCCCGCGTTGGCCGAACACTTCCTCAACGCCTATGCCGAAGAAAATGGATTTTTACCCAAAGCACTATCGGCAGAAGCGCGAGACCTGCTCTTGCAATACGACTGGCCCGGCAACATCCGCGAACTGAAAAACCTGGTTGAACGCC carries:
- a CDS encoding sigma-54 dependent transcriptional regulator, with protein sequence MNQNILIIDDERNIRRTLDMILSGEGYQVFPCASAQVGLDVIKKERIHLVLLDIVMPEINGLDLLPKLLEVRPNLAVIMISGHGNVQNAVLAIKRGAYDFLEKPLDRDKVLMAISRALQTRKLTAENRHLKQQIESRYEMVGQSLALTEIRNQIARVAPTNGRVLILGESGTGKELIARAVHKMSHRAKNSFVKVNCAAIPEELIESELFGSDRGAFTGAVKTRDGKFLQADGGTLFLDEIGDMSLSVQAKVLRALEQGEFERVGGAKTFRVDVRVIAATNKNLHAEVEQGKFREDLYFRLNVVPLTAPPLRERREDIPALAEHFLNAYAEENGFLPKALSAEARDLLLQYDWPGNIRELKNLVERLSIMVPGDTIYPEDLPALDGMSIPKQPDSFPDLGAGKTLRQVREAVERHYIAEALERHGGNVTRASNALGIERTNLHKKIKQYDLER